The Spiroplasma citri genome has a segment encoding these proteins:
- a CDS encoding BMP family ABC transporter substrate-binding protein, with protein sequence MKKIIKMLMALQIGTTSASFLTSCVKKYQYMYDIWVITSGGSINDQSYIQSAWEGANKYIVSQFSQAPMANWQDSPLRASYFEPRGITPGEFKAAYITASIAGAKTLILPGFSHANTIGWAANLVDNVIFIDGSGQNVYKNMDPHGSLTDNIVGILFQKEIAGFLAGLVTAIWLNLHQTEFQQQLNIATYGGMDNPVGVSNYLWGFLLSSDLFNEIIKTDNSYHNLRQLGTDILAIMQKINPKINNLLPIKKVQEVLNDNESWFSQSFNQGEGKVISDYLINKKASIIFPVAGPQTQDTIDRIKYNQTKTKVVGVDTAQSRIYGDEYIITSGLLNIAQATQDALSNIYSSTCSYNNATKQWENNKLDYCWINTDQSSKTNPNWLGIEKTKWIDDSIINYINNDAKIAKLTTTIGIIYDQIKQAHFTDTLKLTYQTQNKLKTDWLETLENGLK encoded by the coding sequence ATGAAAAAAATAATTAAAATGTTAATGGCGTTACAAATAGGCACTACTTCGGCTAGTTTTTTAACATCTTGTGTTAAAAAGTACCAATATATGTATGATATTTGAGTAATTACTAGTGGTGGTTCAATTAATGATCAATCTTATATTCAATCAGCATGAGAAGGAGCAAACAAATATATTGTGTCACAATTTTCCCAAGCTCCAATGGCAAATTGACAAGATAGTCCATTGCGAGCGAGTTATTTTGAACCAAGGGGTATTACACCAGGTGAATTTAAAGCAGCTTATATTACAGCTAGTATTGCTGGGGCAAAGACCTTAATTTTACCTGGTTTTAGTCATGCCAATACAATTGGTTGAGCAGCAAACTTAGTGGATAACGTTATTTTTATTGATGGTAGTGGGCAAAATGTATATAAAAATATGGATCCCCATGGTTCTTTAACTGATAATATTGTAGGAATTTTATTTCAAAAAGAAATTGCTGGTTTTTTGGCTGGTCTTGTCACAGCAATATGACTTAATTTGCATCAAACAGAATTCCAACAGCAATTAAATATTGCAACTTATGGAGGAATGGATAATCCAGTTGGAGTTTCAAATTATTTATGAGGATTTTTATTATCGTCAGATCTTTTTAATGAGATTATTAAGACAGATAATTCATATCATAATTTGCGTCAACTAGGAACAGATATTTTAGCAATAATGCAAAAAATAAACCCCAAAATTAATAATTTATTACCAATAAAAAAAGTTCAGGAAGTATTAAATGACAATGAATCATGGTTTTCACAATCATTTAACCAAGGAGAAGGAAAAGTAATTTCTGATTATTTAATTAATAAAAAAGCAAGTATTATTTTCCCTGTTGCAGGACCACAAACCCAAGATACAATTGACCGAATTAAATATAATCAAACAAAAACAAAAGTTGTCGGGGTGGATACAGCACAATCCCGAATATATGGTGATGAATATATTATTACTAGTGGGTTATTAAATATTGCACAAGCAACACAGGATGCCTTATCTAATATCTATTCATCAACTTGTAGTTATAATAATGCGACTAAGCAATGAGAAAATAATAAACTTGATTATTGTTGGATTAATACTGATCAATCTTCAAAAACAAATCCAAATTGATTAGGTATTGAAAAAACAAAATGAATTGATGATAGTATTATTAATTATATTAATAATGATGCAAAGATTGCCAAACTAACAACAACAATTGGTATAATTTATGATCAAATTAAACAAGCACATTTTACTGATACATTAAAATTAACTTATCAAACACAAAATAAGTTAAAAACTGACTGACTAGAAACTTTAGAAAATGGTTTAAAATAA
- the hemW gene encoding radical SAM family heme chaperone HemW, with protein MIEHLYVHIPFCDHICFYCDFFKIKKSRPIMIDEYLTSLEQEITQPHPNFALKTIYLGGGTPNSLDDIQLERLLQLLQKVVQGSIIEYTIELNPEKITKSQLQLLKKYHINRLSIGVETFNDQLLKKVNRYHNSADVVNNYYLARQEGFDNISFDLIYNLFDQTQVDIEADLLMIQKLQPDHISWYSLILKENSYWGKTKLKLPEYDIAFDEIINTALTKIGYERYEISNYTNNKKKSRHNLAYWTNKSFWLLGPSAAGFINNDGYYLLQNSRKYANWTQTKTELSLKDYYFQILMMGLRVLDGIDLVKVKDAKKAVNYYQSKIDVEVQKNNLFFDNNHLRCTSQGLNILNDILVNIMD; from the coding sequence ATGATTGAGCATTTATATGTACATATTCCTTTTTGTGACCATATTTGTTTTTATTGTGATTTTTTTAAAATTAAAAAATCACGTCCAATAATGATTGATGAATATTTAACTTCATTAGAGCAAGAAATTACTCAACCTCACCCTAATTTTGCTTTAAAAACAATTTATTTAGGAGGAGGAACACCCAATAGTTTAGATGACATTCAATTAGAGCGGTTACTACAACTTTTACAAAAAGTTGTGCAAGGTTCAATAATTGAATATACAATTGAACTAAATCCAGAAAAGATTACAAAAAGTCAATTACAACTTTTAAAGAAATATCATATTAACCGTCTTTCAATTGGGGTTGAAACTTTTAATGATCAGTTATTAAAAAAAGTTAATCGTTATCATAATAGTGCTGATGTTGTTAATAATTATTACTTAGCTCGGCAAGAAGGCTTTGATAATATTTCGTTTGACTTAATTTATAATTTATTTGACCAAACACAAGTTGACATTGAAGCAGATTTATTAATGATTCAAAAATTACAACCTGATCATATTAGTTGATATTCGTTAATTTTAAAAGAAAATTCATATTGGGGCAAAACAAAACTTAAATTACCAGAGTATGATATTGCATTTGATGAAATTATTAATACTGCATTAACTAAAATAGGTTATGAAAGATACGAAATTTCAAATTACACTAATAACAAGAAAAAATCACGACATAATTTGGCATATTGAACTAATAAATCTTTTTGATTACTTGGTCCTAGTGCAGCTGGTTTTATTAATAATGATGGATATTATTTATTACAAAATTCGCGAAAATATGCTAATTGAACACAAACTAAAACAGAATTATCGTTAAAGGATTATTATTTTCAAATTTTAATGATGGGGTTACGTGTTTTAGATGGCATTGATTTAGTAAAGGTTAAAGATGCAAAGAAAGCAGTCAATTACTATCAAAGTAAAATTGATGTAGAAGTACAAAAAAATAATTTATTTTTTGATAATAATCATTTACGTTGTACAAGTCAAGGATTAAACATTTTAAATGATATTTTAGTTAATATTATGGATTAA
- a CDS encoding MSC_0882 family membrane protein, with protein sequence MGFFNTVKSFMVKDKQREKPPMQSANCFGDNFNSELINQNNAVFNQNQPYPSEIPQNHRSPNQYFRPNEAYKQNQLNNTEMLYQNNNTIRPARMNLSNQYNYYANNHDRQYLEEEREGMNINASQMPPGYVEPYYNHDAAQNYSRPVQQQILPRRIQQHTSSSNYGQYWSGQQNQGRYDNAEFMRYQSHREGYFNDDNMYTNQYRHPYQPRVTSPYNQSQVNEQFNRSELGYDSKEAYYGANSAQYFDDNQMVANSMPTPPSYYQNGHYTPSAQFDPPALTNGRENNRYAYQPQLSEKQRRRHFSKEYANRLIPLEIAREIRSEKVRTLIMIIIGFIGTMMTSLFIALYFVSHQQELEEIMGIKAKYIPHPFLTITFLLISLGLLFAGIFDLSRVRIETNSYLSNLTRGNHTIPHFLIDNYKKMTIRSIVLNWLAFPTYFFGGIILGILYGFQQHSGEEFRFGFWSWGIVDDLTAAITITIIILILTLGVHIANIVLTKKRKANIIGYYGYEIVHPEELAALKKKTNRICLVIFIIFLIILTLVISIPWLIARRRKRSGEALLGRWFNRN encoded by the coding sequence ATGGGTTTTTTTAATACGGTTAAATCTTTTATGGTGAAAGATAAACAACGTGAGAAACCACCAATGCAATCAGCAAATTGTTTTGGTGACAATTTTAATTCTGAATTAATAAACCAAAATAATGCTGTTTTTAACCAAAATCAACCCTATCCAAGTGAAATTCCCCAAAATCATCGTTCGCCAAATCAATACTTTCGTCCAAATGAAGCATATAAACAAAACCAATTAAATAATACGGAAATGTTATATCAAAATAATAATACAATTCGTCCAGCACGAATGAATTTAAGTAATCAATATAATTATTACGCTAATAATCATGACCGCCAGTATCTTGAAGAAGAACGTGAGGGAATGAATATAAATGCTTCACAAATGCCTCCAGGTTATGTTGAACCATATTATAATCATGATGCTGCGCAAAATTATTCGCGTCCAGTTCAACAACAAATTTTACCACGCCGAATTCAACAGCATACATCAAGTTCTAATTATGGTCAATATTGGTCAGGACAACAAAATCAAGGACGATATGACAATGCGGAATTTATGCGATATCAAAGCCACCGTGAAGGTTATTTTAATGATGATAATATGTATACAAATCAATATCGTCATCCTTATCAACCACGTGTTACATCGCCATATAATCAATCACAAGTTAATGAACAATTTAATCGTTCAGAATTAGGTTATGATAGTAAAGAAGCCTATTATGGTGCAAATTCAGCACAATATTTTGATGATAATCAAATGGTGGCAAATTCAATGCCAACGCCACCATCTTATTATCAAAATGGCCATTATACTCCATCAGCACAATTTGACCCACCAGCTTTAACAAATGGTAGGGAAAATAATCGTTATGCTTATCAGCCACAGTTATCAGAAAAACAACGTCGTCGTCATTTTAGTAAGGAATATGCTAACCGCTTAATTCCCCTAGAAATTGCTCGTGAAATTCGTTCAGAAAAAGTTCGTACCTTAATTATGATTATTATTGGTTTTATTGGAACAATGATGACAAGTTTATTTATTGCCTTATATTTTGTTTCTCATCAACAAGAATTAGAAGAAATTATGGGAATTAAAGCGAAATACATTCCTCATCCATTTTTGACAATTACTTTTTTACTAATCTCACTGGGATTATTATTTGCTGGTATTTTTGATTTATCACGAGTTCGAATTGAAACAAATAGTTATCTTTCTAATTTAACCCGAGGTAATCATACTATTCCCCATTTCTTAATTGATAATTATAAAAAAATGACTATTCGTAGTATTGTTTTAAATTGATTAGCATTTCCTACTTATTTCTTTGGTGGAATTATTTTAGGAATTTTATATGGATTCCAACAACATTCAGGTGAAGAATTCCGGTTTGGTTTTTGAAGTTGAGGCATTGTTGATGATTTAACAGCAGCCATTACAATTACAATTATTATTTTAATCTTAACATTAGGTGTTCATATTGCAAATATTGTTTTAACAAAAAAAAGAAAAGCAAATATTATTGGTTATTATGGATATGAAATTGTTCATCCAGAAGAATTAGCTGCTTTAAAGAAAAAAACAAATCGGATTTGTTTAGTAATTTTTATTATTTTCTTAATTATTTTAACATTAGTAATTTCAATTCCATGATTAATTGCTCGTCGTCGTAAACGAAGTGGTGAGGCATTACTTGGGCGTTGATTTAACCGAAATTAA
- a CDS encoding TIGR04570 family membrane protein, which yields MNNFSLTKEKGLSQKIFKKIPWFYHVIFLMTGIIAGLLFQFLYIKRWDFPYFFIFIIAIIMLYCVLFLLFSPIIKQNWFLKKGFNEK from the coding sequence ATGAATAATTTTTCATTGACAAAAGAAAAAGGCCTTTCACAAAAAATTTTTAAAAAAATTCCATGATTTTATCATGTCATTTTTCTTATGACTGGAATTATAGCTGGACTTTTATTTCAATTTTTATATATTAAACGATGAGATTTTCCTTATTTTTTTATTTTTATTATTGCGATAATAATGCTTTATTGTGTACTATTTTTATTATTTAGTCCCATTATTAAGCAAAATTGATTTTTAAAAAAAGGTTTTAATGAAAAATAA
- the yihA gene encoding ribosome biogenesis GTP-binding protein YihA/YsxC produces the protein MFKFKNANYITSAVNKAGWINDDLFEIAFLGKSNVGKSSFLNMLTNQRQLAKVSQIPGKTRMLNFFSINNNQFRIVDAPGYGFAKVGNQYKMDFAKMMEEYLTQRENLKFVCLLVDLRHPPTQDDYEMYQYLKHFNILTVLIGTKLDKVKKNDIQKHEKMIKAKLNFADSDYFIKTSSRNKIARDECWTLFAKLLNFNE, from the coding sequence ATGTTTAAGTTTAAAAATGCGAATTATATTACATCAGCGGTTAATAAAGCAGGTTGAATTAACGATGATTTATTTGAAATTGCTTTTTTAGGGAAAAGTAATGTTGGTAAATCAAGTTTTTTAAATATGTTAACAAATCAACGTCAATTAGCAAAAGTTTCTCAAATTCCCGGGAAAACGCGGATGCTAAATTTCTTTTCAATTAATAATAACCAATTTCGAATTGTTGATGCACCAGGATATGGGTTTGCAAAAGTTGGTAATCAATATAAGATGGATTTTGCAAAAATGATGGAAGAATATTTAACTCAACGAGAAAATTTAAAATTTGTTTGTTTATTAGTAGACTTACGGCATCCACCAACACAAGATGATTATGAAATGTATCAATATTTAAAGCATTTTAACATTTTAACAGTTTTAATTGGAACAAAACTTGATAAGGTAAAAAAGAATGATATTCAAAAGCATGAAAAGATGATTAAGGCTAAATTAAATTTCGCTGATAGTGATTATTTTATTAAAACATCAAGTCGAAATAAAATCGCTCGTGATGAATGTTGGACATTATTTGCAAAATTATTAAATTTTAATGAATAG
- a CDS encoding LacI family DNA-binding transcriptional regulator: MKNKKISIKTIAAECGVGIGTVSRYFNGGYVSQEKRLLIQKVVEKYNFQPDFAAHSIKKKMLEVYILIPDLTSSNTFIVKSILKQINNDFTKIVPFVVETTYDEDRYLLHLQEIVRRNPAALILFTISNDGNIRAFLQTINIPIIVYGRQWGDTVFINNDNEMMYALLQEMANNHEFDKKKEILYIGENPVTNLPTGFARYDTVADWFNGRNYRFQTHFFFENQERIIWELVKTINLNNKIIIAGTHTCYKVVISFLMKNNITNSLVTDICNSNDFFLSILPKHYYIAINYSELATKIIIKLKQILDGNNITKDKTIECLSYEIKTFLK, translated from the coding sequence ATGAAAAATAAAAAAATTTCAATTAAAACAATTGCTGCTGAGTGTGGCGTTGGTATTGGGACGGTATCACGTTATTTCAATGGTGGTTATGTTAGTCAGGAAAAGCGTCTTTTAATTCAAAAAGTTGTGGAAAAATATAATTTTCAACCTGATTTTGCTGCGCATTCAATTAAAAAGAAAATGTTAGAAGTATATATTTTAATTCCTGATTTAACAAGTAGTAATACGTTTATTGTTAAATCAATTTTAAAACAAATTAATAATGATTTTACTAAAATTGTTCCTTTTGTTGTTGAAACAACTTATGATGAGGATCGTTATTTATTACATTTACAAGAAATTGTACGCCGTAACCCGGCTGCTTTAATTTTATTTACGATTAGTAATGATGGAAATATTAGAGCCTTTTTACAGACAATTAATATTCCAATTATTGTATATGGTCGTCAATGAGGAGATACCGTGTTTATTAATAATGATAATGAAATGATGTATGCTTTACTCCAAGAAATGGCAAATAATCATGAATTTGACAAGAAAAAAGAAATTCTTTATATTGGAGAGAATCCGGTGACAAATTTACCAACTGGATTTGCTCGATATGATACTGTTGCTGATTGATTTAATGGTCGCAATTATCGATTTCAAACGCACTTTTTTTTTGAGAATCAAGAACGAATAATTTGAGAATTAGTCAAAACAATTAATTTAAATAATAAAATTATTATTGCAGGAACACATACTTGCTATAAAGTTGTGATTTCCTTTTTAATGAAAAATAATATTACTAATAGTTTGGTCACAGATATTTGTAATAGTAATGACTTTTTTCTATCAATTTTACCAAAACATTATTATATTGCCATTAACTATAGTGAATTAGCAACAAAAATAATTATTAAGTTAAAGCAAATTTTAGATGGAAATAATATAACAAAAGATAAAACAATTGAATGTTTAAGTTATGAGATTAAAACTTTTTTAAAATAA
- a CDS encoding MFS transporter, which yields MLQNNWDVFLFNPLMLLLLFVLYILILIKNIKIKHTSQKAFFIQTFLYWFALSAIIGDNFEFRDLFFAASINKSINNMGGIAIIATTSLSLYTFLAMIPYVFLHKFFSRIGWHFFQYTMFGISMLGIFILILYPSAPALIIAAIFLGFGIITKASYFLSYNEAYGRKFFPFKTISLVAPLMTFALIFGSEFNNIVITIGSNLTNHLQIGIIGIGAIVAIAGANILYALFSHKEFTSTSFTVEQQKMFEPFKWGKVLIIFFMAILIIILKEVSQSNIYIWLLGQHTWEKYHDVWKVNQFVRLNEQLFLIPQFFGAYLACHLLYNKIGVKYCFGLGLLLWFIFFSITAFNHSPEAYLALQVINGLAFAMCFNILFAMTCEWKYRSPTNKPIVAQFQLLWFGLEFIIKFVDDVMRDKKVGIFKEYIYGQQYISRDSFAIQIDNITTIISTICATIVLLLLLIFYYTSDLILAEYRNHLRLLVPKVNLLLRESFISRVKSNITSETNNKKKT from the coding sequence TATTGTTATTTGTTCTTTACATATTAATTTTAATAAAAAACATTAAAATTAAACATACTAGTCAGAAGGCATTCTTTATTCAAACTTTTTTATATTGATTTGCGTTATCAGCAATTATTGGTGATAATTTTGAGTTCCGTGATTTATTTTTTGCTGCATCAATTAATAAATCAATTAATAATATGGGAGGAATTGCCATTATTGCCACAACTTCTCTTTCTCTTTATACTTTTTTAGCGATGATTCCTTATGTATTTTTACACAAGTTTTTTTCTCGTATTGGCTGACATTTTTTTCAATATACAATGTTTGGAATATCAATGCTAGGAATTTTTATTTTAATTCTTTATCCATCGGCGCCAGCTTTAATTATAGCGGCAATTTTTCTTGGTTTTGGAATTATTACTAAGGCTAGTTATTTTTTATCATATAATGAGGCATATGGTCGTAAGTTTTTTCCATTCAAAACAATTAGTTTAGTGGCACCGCTAATGACATTTGCGCTTATTTTTGGTAGTGAGTTTAACAATATTGTTATTACAATAGGAAGTAATTTAACTAATCATTTACAAATAGGAATTATTGGAATTGGTGCAATAGTTGCTATTGCAGGGGCAAACATTTTATATGCCTTGTTTTCACATAAAGAGTTTACCTCAACATCATTTACAGTTGAACAACAAAAAATGTTTGAACCATTTAAATGAGGGAAAGTGTTAATTATCTTTTTTATGGCAATTTTAATTATTATTTTAAAAGAAGTGTCCCAATCAAATATTTATATTTGATTGTTAGGTCAGCACACATGGGAAAAATACCATGATGTTTGGAAAGTCAACCAATTTGTCCGCTTAAATGAACAATTATTCTTAATTCCACAGTTTTTTGGTGCTTATTTAGCTTGTCATTTACTTTATAATAAAATTGGTGTTAAATATTGTTTTGGGCTAGGGTTATTATTATGATTTATTTTCTTTAGTATTACGGCATTTAATCATTCGCCAGAAGCTTACTTAGCATTGCAAGTTATTAATGGGCTAGCTTTTGCTATGTGTTTTAACATTTTGTTTGCAATGACTTGTGAATGAAAATATCGTTCGCCAACAAACAAACCAATTGTAGCGCAATTTCAATTATTATGATTTGGATTAGAATTCATTATTAAGTTTGTTGATGATGTAATGCGTGATAAAAAGGTTGGTATATTTAAAGAATATATTTATGGTCAACAATATATTTCTCGTGATAGTTTTGCGATTCAAATTGATAATATTACAACAATTATTTCAACTATTTGTGCCACAATTGTTTTACTGTTATTGTTGATATTTTATTATACTTCAGACCTAATTTTAGCTGAATATCGTAATCATTTGCGTTTATTAGTTCCGAAGGTTAATCTATTATTACGAGAAAGTTTTATTAGTCGTGTTAAATCAAATATTACTTCTGAAACAAATAACAAGAAAAAAACTTAA
- a CDS encoding TrmH family RNA methyltransferase: MNYREINSAQNEHIKLLAKLKEKKYRKEFNLALIEGWNIIDEALQHNLVVEILTTKINQRKLKNFNNILLTIVSESILTKLSQSKNSQNIIGVIDLTKVKEQNNFQFNQNILLLENIQDPGNVGTLIRTGLGFGFTNIILYNHTVDLFNDKVLRASQGAIFKVAIKEANLIEIKNFQLNRYKIITTGLKRQSVFLQDCHCQFKQNERYILALGNEGHGLSTTLQEISDYNVQIKINSQLESLNVAQAGTILMYEINRQMEEK, from the coding sequence ATGAATTATCGAGAAATTAATTCAGCGCAAAATGAACATATTAAATTATTGGCAAAATTAAAAGAAAAAAAATATCGAAAAGAATTTAATTTAGCCTTAATTGAAGGATGGAACATTATTGATGAAGCATTACAGCACAACCTTGTTGTTGAAATTTTAACAACAAAAATAAATCAACGAAAATTAAAAAATTTTAATAATATTTTATTAACAATAGTTTCCGAATCAATTTTAACTAAATTAAGTCAAAGTAAAAATAGTCAAAATATTATCGGTGTGATTGATTTAACTAAGGTTAAGGAACAAAATAATTTTCAATTCAATCAAAATATTCTTTTATTAGAAAACATCCAAGACCCAGGTAATGTAGGAACATTAATAAGAACTGGGCTTGGTTTTGGTTTTACAAATATTATTTTGTATAATCATACTGTTGACCTTTTTAATGATAAAGTATTACGTGCTAGTCAAGGTGCTATTTTTAAAGTCGCAATTAAAGAAGCCAATTTAATTGAAATTAAAAATTTCCAATTAAACCGATATAAAATTATTACAACTGGTTTAAAACGACAAAGTGTCTTTTTACAAGATTGTCATTGCCAGTTTAAACAAAATGAACGATATATCTTAGCATTAGGTAATGAGGGACATGGACTTTCAACAACATTGCAAGAAATTAGTGATTATAATGTCCAAATTAAAATTAATTCACAACTTGAGTCATTAAATGTTGCTCAAGCAGGAACAATTTTAATGTATGAAATTAATCGTCAGATGGAGGAAAAATAA
- a CDS encoding M20/M25/M40 family metallo-hydrolase produces MEIDVEKLQKEYFDKALQKIQDIIRIPSVCSEAKPEAPFGEGIKKVLEYAINLGTELGFKTYQDSENRYGYVEYGSGSEIFAILGHLDVVPPGDLNKWEFEPFKPQIKDYKLFGRGSIDDKGFTIINLYALKYLKDHNYHPDYTIRLIFGLTEETDWASIKAYMKTEGVPALGYTPDG; encoded by the coding sequence ATGGAAATTGATGTTGAGAAATTACAAAAAGAATATTTTGATAAAGCTTTACAAAAAATTCAAGATATTATTCGAATTCCATCAGTTTGTAGTGAAGCAAAACCAGAGGCTCCATTTGGTGAAGGCATAAAAAAAGTTTTAGAATATGCTATTAATTTAGGAACAGAATTAGGTTTTAAAACATATCAAGATTCAGAAAATCGCTATGGTTATGTTGAATATGGTTCTGGCTCAGAAATTTTTGCAATTTTAGGACATTTAGATGTTGTTCCTCCAGGCGATCTTAACAAGTGAGAATTTGAACCATTTAAACCACAAATTAAAGATTATAAATTGTTTGGTCGAGGGTCAATTGATGATAAAGGTTTTACAATCATTAATTTGTATGCTTTAAAATATTTAAAAGACCATAATTATCATCCAGATTATACTATTCGTTTAATTTTTGGTTTAACAGAAGAAACAGATTGAGCATCAATTAAAGCTTATATGAAAACAGAAGGAGTGCCTGCCTTGGGGTATACTCCAGATGGATAA
- a CDS encoding M20/M25/M40 family metallo-hydrolase encodes MYAERGIINADIISKGEPFTLIGGEAYNSVADVVSYQGSYLDDIKTRLEQKNIETKVENDCLIVKGKSSHGRLPERGINAALITLATYAELDNNSVIAIFAKKHLYNNFHFSYLFPNMKDEIGLLIVNNGIVEINQEKTRLTLNMRVPISYKLHDVQNPLIEELKKYNLELKNISWQEPLHMPVDSPMIKNMMKVYQEVTGDNYTKPVAIGGGTYAKAMPNCVAFGAEFDINESTMHAYNEYVKVDDLKKC; translated from the coding sequence GTGTATGCTGAAAGAGGAATTATTAATGCTGATATCATCAGTAAAGGTGAACCATTTACATTAATAGGTGGTGAGGCTTATAATTCTGTTGCTGATGTTGTTAGTTACCAAGGTTCTTATTTGGATGATATTAAAACTAGATTAGAACAAAAAAATATTGAAACAAAGGTGGAAAATGATTGCTTAATTGTTAAAGGGAAATCTTCACATGGTAGATTACCAGAGCGAGGAATCAATGCTGCTTTAATTACTTTAGCAACATATGCTGAATTAGATAATAATTCAGTGATTGCAATTTTTGCAAAAAAACATTTATATAATAATTTTCATTTTAGTTATCTTTTCCCAAATATGAAAGATGAAATAGGATTATTAATTGTTAATAATGGAATAGTTGAAATTAATCAAGAAAAAACACGATTAACTTTAAATATGCGCGTTCCAATTTCATATAAATTACATGATGTACAAAATCCATTAATAGAAGAATTAAAAAAATATAACTTGGAATTAAAAAATATTTCTTGGCAAGAACCACTGCATATGCCAGTTGATAGCCCAATGATTAAAAATATGATGAAAGTTTATCAAGAGGTTACTGGTGATAACTACACAAAACCTGTGGCAATCGGTGGTGGAACTTATGCTAAAGCAATGCCAAATTGTGTGGCTTTTGGAGCTGAATTTGACATTAATGAATCAACGATGCATGCTTATAATGAATATGTTAAAGTTGATGATTTAAAAAAATGTTAG